Genomic DNA from Niabella ginsenosidivorans:
TGATTTATCGTATCGGTAACAAAACGGTTCTAAAAGAACAGGGCACTATTGAGGATGTACCGGAGCAAGAGGATGCCAAAGAAGGAAAGGAAAGTGAAGAAGAAAACAGCTCAAAAGCGGCATCCAAACCGCATGATTTTATCATCCGGTTTGACCGCGTTTCTGCAGTAAGAGAATACAAAAAGGCTTACCATGAAAAAAACAAATCATTCCGGCCGTAATGGATGCCCTTAAGTGTGAAAAAGAAAATACTTAACTTCATGCCCGGATATGGCGCGGAACACGCCAGGACAGAACCAGGCAAACCTCAATTTTTTAAAAGAAAGGACTATTTTACATGAAGGCTATTATTCCTGTAGCGGGAGCGGGAACAAAATTAAGACCACAAAGTTATACCCAACCCAAGGCATTGATCCCTTTGGCGGGGAAAACGGTTTTGAGCTTTATTATTGACCAGCTGAAAGCTGCGGGTATTGAAGAATTTGTTTTTATTGTAGGCTACCTGGGTGAGAAAATCGCTGATTATGTAAAAGAGCATCACCCGGATATAAAAGCACATTACGTAAACCAGCAGGAGCGCCGGGGCATCGGTCATGCGATCAATCTTACCAAGAGCATTATTGAGAATGATGAGGTATTTATATCATTGGGCGATACGATCTGTGAGTATGATGTAACCGCTGTTCTGAACAATGAGCATTCAATGATCGGCATACGTAAAGTAGATAATCCCCGTGATTTTGGCGTGGCCGAGATCGATGAAAAAGGATTTATTGAAAGCGTAGTTGAAAAGCCCCATATACCAAAGTCCAATATGGCAATGGTAGGTATTTATAAAATAAAGGAATCGGAGCTGTTGTTTGATTGCCTGGCTACCAATATCCGGAAAGGATTACTGACGCATGGGGAATTTACAATAACGGATGCCCTGGATTGTATGATCCGGAACGGCGTGCAGTTTGAAGCGTTTAAAGTGGATAACTGGTTTGATGCCGGCAATAAAGAAACCTTATTAAGGTCTAATGCCACCCTGCTGAGGAAATACCGCGTCACTGCAGATGCAGCCCAATATGAGAACTCAGTCATTGTTGCTCCGGTCAGCATTGCAAAAGGCTGTGTGATCCGAAACTCGATCGTAGGGCCCAACGTAACGCTTGGGGAAAATACACTGATCGACCAGTCCATTGTCCGGAATTCAATTGTGGGCGCTTATTCCAACCTGTTTGATATTGTGCTGGAAGATTCGCTGATTGGTTCTGATACCAGCCTGAAAGGAGAAACAAGAACGCTGAATATTGGCGATAACAGCAGTATTGATCTCGGGTAAGGGGAAGTGAGATATGACAACTGAGTGATCAGTGCTCAGTTGTCAGTGATCAGCCCCGACAGCTATCGGATCGGGATCAGTTGCTCATTAAAATAAGAAACCTGATACCGGGAATAGCAAACTTTAAATAACAAACAGCACCTTGTTTTCAAATCGCATTACACGGTTATTGAACATCACCTACCCAATCATACAGGCAGGGATGGTATGGGCAAGCGGATGGCGCCTTGCAAGCGCCGTCAGCAATGCAGGCGCGCTGGGCATTATTGGTGCGGGCTCCATGTACCCGGATGTGCTGAAAGAACATATCCGGAAATATAAAGCAGCATCCGAGCAGCCATTTGCCGTAAACCTGCCGTTATTGTACCCGGATATTGAAGCGCATATAAAAACAGTCATTGAAGAAAAAGTGCCCATTATTTTCACAAGCGCCGGCAACCCTAAAACATGGACGGGTATTCTGAAAAAAGAAGGTGTTATTGTAGTGCATGTGGTCAGCAGCAGCAAATTTGCTCTAAAGGCCCAGGAAGCAGGCTGTGATGCAATTGTAGCCGAAGGCTTTGAAGCTGGCGGGCACAATGGAAGGGAAGAAACTACAACAATGGTGCTCATACCGCTTGTTAAAGAAGCCGTGCACATCCCAGTAATTGCCGCCGGTGGTATTGCCAGCGGACGGCAAATGCTGGCTGCAATGGTCCTGGGTGCAGAAGGCGTACAAATGGGCAGCCGTTTTGTTGCCAGTGAAGAGGCTTCCAGCCATATCCGCTTTAAAAACAGGATCATTACTGCCGGGGAAGGAGATACCGATCTTTCATTGAAACAGCTGACGCCTGTCCGGCTGCTGAAAAATCAATTTTATGAACAGGTAAAGCAACTGGAATCAACAGGAGCATCTCCTGCTGACCTGAAGGCATTGCTGGGGCACGGAAGGGCAAAAAAAGGAATGTTTGAAGGAGACCTGGAAAACGGGGAACTGGAAATAGGCCAGGTGGCAGCAGGCATCCGTTCTATTCTGCCCGCTGAAAAAATTTTGCAGGAGATATGGCAGGAGTTTTTAACCGCCAGGCAGGCACTGTATACCTCTCTTTAGTTTTTTACAGGAAACAGTTTCTGCATGAAAAACGATCTCCTGCTGTTGCATTGGCACCTCTTCATTTCTCATTCCAAAAACAATACTACAGATAAACAAATCAACTAAAGTGCGTCCCCTGCTTTTCATAGCCTTATGGTCATTTCTGCCCTTACACAGTTGCTGCCAGTTTTCAGGGCCCGATAAGAAAACAGCAAAGAATGATAGCATCAATAGCTATAACCCACGGGAAAAATTGTTTAATTATTCGTTTATAGGGATCACCACAAACACCGGCGCCGGGCCTTTCTTACGAAAAACCCCGGGCATGCACCTGTACAGGCCTGTGGTACCAGTCATCGCCAAACAGTTCTACAGCCCGCGCTATACAACGCCGGATGAAAAAACAACATTGCCGGATAAGCGCACCACTGTTTACTGGAACCCGGAAGTAATCACCGACCAGAACGGAAAAGCGGTCGTTTCCTTTTATACTTCTGAAAGCAGCAGCAGCAGCTATATGATCATTGTACAGGGCACCAATCTTACTGGCGGCCTGGGTGTGCTCTACCAGCCATTAGTGGTTCAATAAAATATACGCTGGGTATTTTACAGGTATTTCCCCGTATAGCTGCTCTTTACTTTTTTAATACCTGCGGGCACTCCTTCATACACCAGCTCACCACCGCCATCACCGGCATCAGGCCCCAGCTCAATCAGCCAGTCGGCACTTTTGATCACATCAATATTATGTTCGATCACCAAAACGGAATGGCCCTGCTCGATCAGCGCATTAAAAGAGGCCAGCAACTTTTTTATATCATGAAAGTGCAGGCCGGTTGTAGGCTCATCAAAAATAAACAATACCTTATTGGTACTTTTTCCCTTGCCCAGGAAGGAAGCCAGTTTTACCCGCTGCGCTTCCCCCCCGGAAAGCGTGTCTGAAGACTGCCCTAACTTTACATAACCCAACCCCACATCGCTCAGGGGTTGTATAGCTTCGGCAATCTTTTTTTCATCTTTAAAAAATTCAATCGCTTCATCCACGCTCATTTCCAGCACGTCATGGATATTCTTTTCTCTATATTTTACTTCCAGCACTTCTTCCTTAAACCGTTTACCTCCACAGCTTTCACAAACCAGGTGCACATCCGCCAGGAACTGCATTTCTACAATCTGCTCCCCTTCACCTTTACAGGTATCGCACCGGCCGCCGTCTACATTAAATGAAAAATGCCTTGGCTGAAATCCCCGCATTTTGCTGAGTGGCTGCTTTGCAAACAGGTCACGTATTTCATCATAGGCCTTTATATAGGTAACCGGGTTGCTGCGAGATGATTTGCCGATAGGGTTCTGGTCTACCAGCTCTATTTGCTGGATACTTCCGGTATCACCGGTGATTGCCTTATGAAAGCCTATCTTTTCCCCGCTGAATTCTCCTTTTAGCTTTTGCAGGGCCGGGTAAAGGATCTGTTTGACCAGTGTTGTTTTACCGCTTCCGCTAACCCCGCTTACCACCGTAAACACATTGAGCGGAAAAGTAACCGTAATATCCTTTAAGTTATTATGACGCGCGCCTTCTACTTTTAGAGAGCGGTTCCATTTGCGCACTGTCTTTGGCGGATCAATTGAAAATTGACCGCTCAGGTATTTTCCTGTTAGGCTATCTTTATCACTGATCAGTTCTTTATAAGCCCCCTGTGCAACAACCATCCCTCCCAGGTGCGATGCCAGCGGCCCCATGTCAATGATATGATCGGCATGCCGCATGATCATTTCATCATGCTCTACTACAACCACAGTATTATTCAGGTCGCGCAGTTCTTTCAGCACTTTGATCAGGTTCTCCGTATCCCGTGAATGGAGCCCGATAGAAGGTTCATCCAGGATATACAGGGAGTTGGTAAGATTGCTGCCCAGGTTACGGGTCAACTGGATGCGCTGACTTTCTCCCCCGCTCAAGGTATTGGCAACCCGGCTCAGGGTCAGGTAGCCCAATCCTACTTTCAGAAGCGTATCCAGCCGGTTATTTATTTCCAGCAGGATGCGCTTTGCAATGGCAGCCTTGTGCTCAGAGAGCTTCAGTTTTTCAAACCAGGTTTTCAGATCCCGGGCAGGCATTTCGCACAGCTCACCAATATGCTTACCACCTACCTTTACATACAATGCTTCTTTACGAAGGCGGTATCCATGACAATCCGGGCAGGTGGTTCTGCCGCGGTACCGGCTTAGTAACACCCGGTATTGCACCTTGTACAAATTCTGTTCTACCTCTTTAAAAAAATCATCAATACCATAAACGCTGCTGTTCCCTTTCCACAGTAGTTGATACTGCTCCGCGCTCAGATCCGCAACGGGCTTATGTATCGGAAAGCCATAGCGGGCAGCATCCCGTATAAAACGATCCTTCCATTTTCCCAGTTTTTCTCCCTTCCATGGCGCTACGGCGCCTTCAAACACACTCAGGCGCTTATCCGGTATCACTAGATCGTCGTCAATACCCAATACCAGGCTAAACCCCTCGCAGGTAGGGCAGGCGCCCAACGGATTATTAAAAGAGAATAAATTGGGCTGCGGCTCTTCAAATACAATACCATCCAGCTCAAAACGATTATTAAAGCTGAGCAGCCGGTTTTTATCATCAGACAGGGCCGTATGCAAAAACAGCTCCCCCTCTCCTTCAAAAAAAGCCGTGCCCACAGAATCGCCCAGCCTGTGCCGGTCATCTTCATCCAGTTCCCGCACAATAACGCGGTCAATTAAGATATAGATGGCTTTGGAAGATTTTGACCGTACGATGTTCAACCTCTTTTCCAGGGCAGGAGTATCCAGCTCCAGCAGCTCTTCAATATCCAGTATTTCAACACCTGCTTTTTCTTCTTTGGCGGAACTGAGGGCAGGCGTTTCTTTATTACCAACCGCCAGCCTTGTAAAACCTTTTTGCAGCAGGATGTTCAGCTCTTCACGAACATTCCGGTTAGAATGCAGTTTAAAAGCCACCAGCACAAAAACCTTTGCTCCCTCCGGCAGCCTTTCAATTGCCTGGATCACATCCGCAACATCGTCCTTCTTTACTTCTTTTCCGGATACAGGAGAAATAGTAGTTCCAGCCCTTGCAAATAATAAACGGAGATAATCATATATTTCCGTCATGGTGCCAACAGTGCTCCTTGGAGTGCGGGTAATGACTTTTTGCTCTATGGCTATGGCCGGGCAAAGATTCTTGATATAATCCACATCCGGCTTGTTCATACGGTTTAAAAACTGGCGGGCATATGCGCTTAAGCTTTCTGCATAGCGTCTCTGGCCCTCTGCATAAAGCGTATCAATGGTGAGTGAAGATTTTCCGGAACCTGAAACACCTGTTACTACAATAAACTGATTTCTCGGAAACCCGACTGTAATGTTTTTAAGGTTATGCACCCTTGCGCCTTTTACCAGAATCTCGTCTTTCTTCTCCTCTGTTTTTACCTTGGCCATTCAGATCTTTTGTTTTAAAGGACACAAATTTAGCCCATAAATCCCTGAAAAGAAGACAGAAGTTTTCTGCCATTCCCTCCGGTCATTGATCGCACCCTATCCACCTCATTTTTAATATTGCGTACACGTTTTTTAAAGCCCCGGGCTTGTTTGCTGCCAAGATCCTGCCTGCTGCAGCTATGCTTTCACATAGGCAGTGCACACCGGAACTATTTACAGATTTATCAAAAACGATCACAGAGCCGCAGCGCGGCATGATATAAGCCTGTTCAGGTTATCCGTATGTTGCTGCAATATCATTTTGAAAAAAATATTCTGTGCCCAATAGGGTATGATATACCGGGGCAGCCTTCAGAGTTATCAAAAACCGTGGCAGGATCAAACCATTTTACAACAATTTCATTATAAACAAATTACACATATTGTTAATCAATTTTAACAATATTTTGAACATTCAGGGGACAATTTTTGGACAAAAAGAAGTTCCGGTAAACGATGAAACTACTATTTTCGCAGCACTCGTTTACCTCGGTAAAAGAAAAAGTGAAGAAAGGGGTAAATCCGGAGGTTATTGAAATAAGTTTTAATCTTAAAAATGCAGATCCCAGGATCTGGTTACAATTTTGAAAGAATGTTAACTTACTTAAAGAAGACTGATAACGAGCTAATAAATTTATTTACAAAAGGACATACTTCTGCACTGGATTCCCTGCTGAACAGGTACCAGGATAAGCTTTTCAATACAGTGCTTTTTTTAGTAAAGGACAAATACCATGCTGAGGATATTTGTCAGGATGTTTTCATAAAAATTATTGAAACACTAAAAAGCGGAAAGTATAAGGAAGAAGGAAAGTTCCTGCCCTGGGCAATGCGGATTGCGCATAACCTTTGTGTGGATTATTTCAGGAAATTAAAGCGCCTTCCGTTTACGAAAAGCAGTGTTGATAATGAAGTGCTGGACACGATCAATTCCTCTGAGCAGAATGTGGAGGAAAAGATCATCACCGTTCAGAATATCGGCAAGGCACAGGATATGCTGGAGCAGTTGCCGGAAGAGCAAAGAGAAGTAATTATTTTACGTCATTTTGCCAACCTGAGTTTTAAGGAAATAGCAGAAATTACCGGGTGCAGCATTAATACGGCTCTTGGAAGAATGCGTTATGGTTTACTGAACCTCAGGAAAATGATGACAGGCAAATAAAGAGACTGTCATCCTGTAGCTCCGCGTGGAGAACAAATTCGAAGATGTAACTACAAAATTTCATCGGATTTATTTGCCGAATACCTATCGGTTGTTACAGGATGACGACTAACTGAACCGCTTCAGGAATTCTGAAGCGGTTTTTTATTATACTCAGCCCAATATACTTCATCAGAAATAAAAATGTGTAATAGCCTCATTTCCTGGAATAAGTCATAAGCAGCCATTGAGGGCCTTATCATGAAAGCCTCCATCGCAAACGTTTTAGTAAAAATATTGAGCCTGCGTTCCGGAAACTTACCAGGTAACAACTAAATTAGCTTTTGAAGCTATTCAAAAAACATGAGATAACAGCAGCTTCATAACGATTGAATATCGCCCGGTTTTTTCAAAAGCCCTCTAATCAAAAAACCTTTATACGCGCTCTGTTCAAATTCTAAACCCGATTTTAAACGATTAAACTTTCAGTAATGAAAAAGAGAAAAGCTAACAACCGCTTTAAGCGGCTTTTATTCTATGGCTGCCTGCTACTGTTTGGCAACCCGTTGTTCGCCCAGAAAGCCACACATATGGTTACAGGTCAGGTTCAGGATTCAACCAGGAAGCCTCTCGCTGGTGTTACTGTTTCTTTAAAGGGCGCTTCAAAAGCTACGACAACAGATGATACAGGTAAGTACAAAATAGAAGGAGTTGCGGAGAACGATATACTCGTATTCAGTTACACAGGATATACAGAGAAAGAAGAGAAAGCCGGAAAACGCAATACCATCAACGTACAGCTTTCAGGTACAGCAAGCTCACTTGATGAGGTGGTTGTGATTGGCTATGGTACCGCTCAGAAAAAAGACCTGACAGGTGCCGTTGCCCAGGTAAAAGCCTCAAGGCTGGAAAACGAAAACCCTTCAAGCGTGCAGGACATTCTACGGGGGAATGTGCCGGGCATCAATGTTTCCCAGGGCATTTCTGCAAAAGGTGTGGGAGATATTCTGGTAAGAGGCAAAACCTCTTTAAAAGCCGGCACCAGTCCTCTGATCGTTTTAGACGGAGTTATTTATCAGGGCCAGATGTCTGACATCAACCCTAATGATATTGCAACAATTGATGTTTTAAAAGATGCAAGCTCGGCCGCTGTTTTCGGATCAAAGGCCGCAAGCGGGGTGATCATCGTTACCACCAAGAAAGGAAGCACAGGAAAACCTCAGATCACTGTTAATACCAATGTAGGCTTTGCAGCGCTCTCGATGAACCAGCCGCTGTATGACGGCCCCGGTTTCCTGAACTGGCGCAGCGATGTATTTAAAAGCATGAACGCTGCCTCCTCTAAAAAATATATTTATGACAACCCCGATCATCTTCCGGATAGCGTTTCACTGGACCGGTGGATGGACGGGCTGACGGGCGACCCCACAGAAATATGGCTGACCCGCATCGGGTTAAAACCGGTGGAGATCGCCAACTACAAGGCCGGCAAAACAGTGGATTGGTATGATCTTATGTTTCAGAAAGGGTTCAGGCAGGATCATACCGTAAGCCTTTCGGGCCGGTCTGATGCGGTAAATTACTATATGTCTGTCGGATATACGGACAATAATGGGTTCATTACCGGAGACCGGTTCAAGACGTTGCGTTCCCGCATCAACCTTGAAGGAAAAGTAACTTCCTGGCTCTCTGCCGGAATGAACGTACAGTTTGCAGACAGGGATGAAAGCCAGGTACCGGTAAACTGGGACCAAATGGTCAATGCCTCTCCCTATGGTTCTATTTATAATGACGATGGGGTAACGCTAAGGGATAGTCCCAATGACGACATTGGTAATAATGCAAACCCGTTTATGGACAACACCTACACCAACCGGTTGCGGAAAACCAATACCCTATTCGGAACCCTGTACTTAAAGGGGATGCTTCCATACGGGTTTTCCTATCAGGTCAATTTCACACCCAATTTTGAATTTTACAGGTATTTTAATGGTATATCCGCAGATCATGTAAGCTACCGGGCCAGAGGTGGCTTTGCAGAACGGTTGACACAAACCACCTATAACTGGCAATGGGACAACCTGATCAAATGGAACCGCACTTTTGGCGAGCACCAGTTTGATGTTACTTTTTTAATCAATGCAGAAAAGTTTCAGTCCTGGCAGGAAGATATGCAGAATGAAGGGTTCACCCCCAGCGATGTGCTGAGCTGGCATAATATCGGAGCCGGCATCAAACCGATCATCACCAGCGATGACCAGGTAAGTACCGGCGATGCATTAATGGGCCGCCTGAACTATACTTTTAAGAACCGGTACTTATTAACAGCATCCGTGAGAAGAGATGGTTATTCAGCATTTGGACAGGGAAATCCCAGGGCTACATTTCCGGCCCTGGCAGCCGGATGGATTTTCACCGATGAAAAATTCATGAAAAATCAATCCTGGATCAACTATGGAAAGCTGCGCTATTCCTGGGGGATCAACGGGAACAGGGATATTGACCGGTATATTGCATTAACCAATCTGGCCACAGGCAAGTACCAGTACGTAACACCAGACGGAAAAGTGGTACTGGTATCCCAGTTATGGGTAGACAGGATGGCGAACCCGGGATTAAAATGGGAACAAACAACCTCTAATAACATCGGGCTCGATTTTGGGTTCCTGAATAACCGGCTGAACGGATCCGTTGATTTTTATCTGAAACAAACAAAAGACCTGCTGGTGCTGCGGTCGCTTCCCAATGTAAGCGGGTTCACCAACAGAATGGACAATCTTGGCGGAGTACAGAATAAAGGATTTGAGCTGGCTTTGAACTCGGTAAATATCCAGCATCAGAATTTCTCATGGAGGACCAGTTTTAATTTCTGGCTGAACAGGAATAAAATAACCAGTTTATATGGCTTGTCCAACGACTATGATGCAAACGGAAATGTGATCGGGCAAAGCGAAAAGGACGATATTGCCAATAAATGGTTCATCGGGCATGACATTGATGCCATCTGGGATCAGAAAGTTATTGGCGTATGGCAGGAATCTGAAAGAGCTGAAGCAGCAAAATATGGTGTGGCACCCGGGGATTTTAAAATTGAAGATGTAAATGGTGACGGAACCTACTCCGATGCTGACCGGCAGTTTTTGGGATATTCCACTCCCCGTTTCCAATGGACGCTCCGGAATGAGTTCACGATTCTTAAGAATTTTGAACTGGCCTTTATGCTGTATTCCAACTGGGGACAGTTAAGAGCTTATAACCAGGCAAAAAACAATTCCGGCTTCCAGGACCGGCAGAACTCATACATACTTCCTTACTGGACGCCGGAAAACCCAACCAATGAATATGCCCGTTTATTTTCCAGTAACGGCAGCGCATCCTATAGCGTGTATCGTAAAGCTTCCTTCATCCGGCTAAGTACTGTTTCCATTGCCTATAACGTTCCCAAAAAAATACTTGACCGGGCAAAAATAAAAGGGCTTAAAATCTACGCAGGAGTCAGCAATGTAGCTGTTTATTCTCCGGACTGGGATTTCTGGGACCCGGAATATGTACGGACAAAATCCGATTTTATCACGCTTAGCGATAATAATTACGGGCCCACACCGGCCCCGCGGAATTTCAATTTTGGCCTGAATGTAAATCTCTAATTTTAAAAACTTAGTGATATGAATTTTTTAAAAACATCCTTCCTCATCACTACGGCTGCAGTTGCAACAAGCCTGTTGTCCGGTTGCAAAAAAAGCTGGCTGGAAGCCAAGCCGTTATCCTTCTACACTCCCGGAAATGCTTATATTGATGCTAATGGTATGCGGGCTGCCCTGGTAGCCTGCGCCAGGAATACCCGCCTCGAATATTACGGCGACACGCCTCCCATTTTAACAGAGATGCTTTTCTCTGAAATAACGGTTGATGGCATTACTGATAAATCAGGGCCGGCACAGGACCTTAACCTTGTTATTAATCCTGATTTTGCGGCAAAGTATGATGACGCCGATCATGCACGGTTACTGTTTTACTGGCAGGAAGCCTATAAACAGATAAAGTATGCCAATACGGTAATTTCAAGGATTGATAGCGCACAGTACAGTTCCGAAGAAGAGCGCAATGCAATTCTTGGATCTGCTTACTTTTACCGGGCAGCAAAATATTACCGGCTCACACATCAGTTCGGAGACGTTCCCGCGGTGATGAAAGAAGAAACCGAGCCCAAGCTGGACTACTATTCCACCAAAAGGGAAGTCATCCTTAAAAAGATAAAAGCCGATCTGGAATTTGCAGATCAGTGGGTCACAGACAATGTGAACCGCGGGGAAGTAACAAAAGGTGCTGTAGATCATTTGCTGACCAAGGTAAACCTGGCCCTGGGCGATTTTGATGCGGCCATTGCCTCCGCAAGCAAGGTAATTGATGGCGGCGTTTACCAGTTGATGACCGCTCCATTCGGCAATACCAAGAAAAACGTGATCTGGGACCTGCACCGCCCGGAAAATAAATCCATAGCCGAAAATAAAGAAGGCCTGTATATGATCATCGACCGTTTCGGGGATGGAGCCTACGATGGGGGTACTTCAATCATGAGGCAGGCGGTACCCTATTGGGGCACTTATATTACCACCCCTACCGGCAAAAAAGGAACCAACGATGGTGTGATCAGCGGAATGGATCTCATTCAGTCAAACCTGGTGGGCCGGGGCATTGGCAGATGCCGGCCCACCAACTACAGTCAATACGAGATCTGGACCGATCCCAATGATCTGCGACATGCAAAAGGCAACTGGATGAACATGGAAGACCTGCTGTACAATGAACCTGAATTAAAGAAAAACAATGATCCGTATTATTTAAAACCTTTGCAACTGCGGGGTGCTAATGGATCATTACTTTGCTCAGATACCATCCGTTGCTGGTTCGGCTGGCCCCAGTATAAAACTTTTATACCGGACAATGAGCATACTCCTATGACGGGGGGCCATAGTGACTGGTACTTATTCCGTCTGGCTGAAACGTACCTGTTACGCGCAGAAGCCTATTTCTGGAAAGGGGACCAGGCCAGTGCGCTGGCAGATCTGAACAAAGTACATACAAGAGCCGGTGCTGCACCGCTTACCGGGCCTGTAACAATTGCCACCATCCTGGATGAGCGGGCCCGCGAGCTTTTTTATGAGGAGCCGCGTAAAACGGAGCTCACACGCATTGCTTATATTTTTGCAATGACCGGTAAACCTGCCGACAACGGAAAAGTGTACCACCTGAACAACTTTTCTGACGACAATTATTTTTATGACCGGGTAAAGGCCAGGAATAATTTCTACAGGGATGGAGTGATCACCAATCACAATGACAAATACACCATCAGCCCTTACCATGTATTGTGGCCGGTGCCCTCCAGCGCCATCCAGGGCAATATCAATGGCAGGATTAACCAGAATAAAGGGTATGTGGGTTATGAGCTCAATAAACCGCCATTAGACACGATCCCGGATGCATAAAACCGTTCTTCCCAAAAGAAAAACCGGCAATACTTCTTTCCTTA
This window encodes:
- a CDS encoding sugar phosphate nucleotidyltransferase, with protein sequence MKAIIPVAGAGTKLRPQSYTQPKALIPLAGKTVLSFIIDQLKAAGIEEFVFIVGYLGEKIADYVKEHHPDIKAHYVNQQERRGIGHAINLTKSIIENDEVFISLGDTICEYDVTAVLNNEHSMIGIRKVDNPRDFGVAEIDEKGFIESVVEKPHIPKSNMAMVGIYKIKESELLFDCLATNIRKGLLTHGEFTITDALDCMIRNGVQFEAFKVDNWFDAGNKETLLRSNATLLRKYRVTADAAQYENSVIVAPVSIAKGCVIRNSIVGPNVTLGENTLIDQSIVRNSIVGAYSNLFDIVLEDSLIGSDTSLKGETRTLNIGDNSSIDLG
- a CDS encoding NAD(P)H-dependent flavin oxidoreductase; the protein is MFSNRITRLLNITYPIIQAGMVWASGWRLASAVSNAGALGIIGAGSMYPDVLKEHIRKYKAASEQPFAVNLPLLYPDIEAHIKTVIEEKVPIIFTSAGNPKTWTGILKKEGVIVVHVVSSSKFALKAQEAGCDAIVAEGFEAGGHNGREETTTMVLIPLVKEAVHIPVIAAGGIASGRQMLAAMVLGAEGVQMGSRFVASEEASSHIRFKNRIITAGEGDTDLSLKQLTPVRLLKNQFYEQVKQLESTGASPADLKALLGHGRAKKGMFEGDLENGELEIGQVAAGIRSILPAEKILQEIWQEFLTARQALYTSL
- the uvrA gene encoding excinuclease ABC subunit UvrA, whose product is MAKVKTEEKKDEILVKGARVHNLKNITVGFPRNQFIVVTGVSGSGKSSLTIDTLYAEGQRRYAESLSAYARQFLNRMNKPDVDYIKNLCPAIAIEQKVITRTPRSTVGTMTEIYDYLRLLFARAGTTISPVSGKEVKKDDVADVIQAIERLPEGAKVFVLVAFKLHSNRNVREELNILLQKGFTRLAVGNKETPALSSAKEEKAGVEILDIEELLELDTPALEKRLNIVRSKSSKAIYILIDRVIVRELDEDDRHRLGDSVGTAFFEGEGELFLHTALSDDKNRLLSFNNRFELDGIVFEEPQPNLFSFNNPLGACPTCEGFSLVLGIDDDLVIPDKRLSVFEGAVAPWKGEKLGKWKDRFIRDAARYGFPIHKPVADLSAEQYQLLWKGNSSVYGIDDFFKEVEQNLYKVQYRVLLSRYRGRTTCPDCHGYRLRKEALYVKVGGKHIGELCEMPARDLKTWFEKLKLSEHKAAIAKRILLEINNRLDTLLKVGLGYLTLSRVANTLSGGESQRIQLTRNLGSNLTNSLYILDEPSIGLHSRDTENLIKVLKELRDLNNTVVVVEHDEMIMRHADHIIDMGPLASHLGGMVVAQGAYKELISDKDSLTGKYLSGQFSIDPPKTVRKWNRSLKVEGARHNNLKDITVTFPLNVFTVVSGVSGSGKTTLVKQILYPALQKLKGEFSGEKIGFHKAITGDTGSIQQIELVDQNPIGKSSRSNPVTYIKAYDEIRDLFAKQPLSKMRGFQPRHFSFNVDGGRCDTCKGEGEQIVEMQFLADVHLVCESCGGKRFKEEVLEVKYREKNIHDVLEMSVDEAIEFFKDEKKIAEAIQPLSDVGLGYVKLGQSSDTLSGGEAQRVKLASFLGKGKSTNKVLFIFDEPTTGLHFHDIKKLLASFNALIEQGHSVLVIEHNIDVIKSADWLIELGPDAGDGGGELVYEGVPAGIKKVKSSYTGKYL
- a CDS encoding RNA polymerase sigma factor — its product is MLTYLKKTDNELINLFTKGHTSALDSLLNRYQDKLFNTVLFLVKDKYHAEDICQDVFIKIIETLKSGKYKEEGKFLPWAMRIAHNLCVDYFRKLKRLPFTKSSVDNEVLDTINSSEQNVEEKIITVQNIGKAQDMLEQLPEEQREVIILRHFANLSFKEIAEITGCSINTALGRMRYGLLNLRKMMTGK
- a CDS encoding SusC/RagA family TonB-linked outer membrane protein; translated protein: MKKRKANNRFKRLLFYGCLLLFGNPLFAQKATHMVTGQVQDSTRKPLAGVTVSLKGASKATTTDDTGKYKIEGVAENDILVFSYTGYTEKEEKAGKRNTINVQLSGTASSLDEVVVIGYGTAQKKDLTGAVAQVKASRLENENPSSVQDILRGNVPGINVSQGISAKGVGDILVRGKTSLKAGTSPLIVLDGVIYQGQMSDINPNDIATIDVLKDASSAAVFGSKAASGVIIVTTKKGSTGKPQITVNTNVGFAALSMNQPLYDGPGFLNWRSDVFKSMNAASSKKYIYDNPDHLPDSVSLDRWMDGLTGDPTEIWLTRIGLKPVEIANYKAGKTVDWYDLMFQKGFRQDHTVSLSGRSDAVNYYMSVGYTDNNGFITGDRFKTLRSRINLEGKVTSWLSAGMNVQFADRDESQVPVNWDQMVNASPYGSIYNDDGVTLRDSPNDDIGNNANPFMDNTYTNRLRKTNTLFGTLYLKGMLPYGFSYQVNFTPNFEFYRYFNGISADHVSYRARGGFAERLTQTTYNWQWDNLIKWNRTFGEHQFDVTFLINAEKFQSWQEDMQNEGFTPSDVLSWHNIGAGIKPIITSDDQVSTGDALMGRLNYTFKNRYLLTASVRRDGYSAFGQGNPRATFPALAAGWIFTDEKFMKNQSWINYGKLRYSWGINGNRDIDRYIALTNLATGKYQYVTPDGKVVLVSQLWVDRMANPGLKWEQTTSNNIGLDFGFLNNRLNGSVDFYLKQTKDLLVLRSLPNVSGFTNRMDNLGGVQNKGFELALNSVNIQHQNFSWRTSFNFWLNRNKITSLYGLSNDYDANGNVIGQSEKDDIANKWFIGHDIDAIWDQKVIGVWQESERAEAAKYGVAPGDFKIEDVNGDGTYSDADRQFLGYSTPRFQWTLRNEFTILKNFELAFMLYSNWGQLRAYNQAKNNSGFQDRQNSYILPYWTPENPTNEYARLFSSNGSASYSVYRKASFIRLSTVSIAYNVPKKILDRAKIKGLKIYAGVSNVAVYSPDWDFWDPEYVRTKSDFITLSDNNYGPTPAPRNFNFGLNVNL